The sequence GTCTCGCGCCTCGGCGTGCGCCGTCCCGTCGACTTCCTGCTCGAGCCGGAGGCCGACGTCTGGCAGGAGTTCGGGATCCACCGCGAGCGCGTCCTGCAGGACCAGGGCGGCCCCACGGCGTGCCTCCTCGTGGACGAGGCGCAGTTCCTCCGCGAGTCCCAGGTCGACGACCTGCTGCGCATCGCGATCCTCCAGGACGTGCCGGTCATCGCCTACGGGATCCGCACGGACTTCCAGACGGTCGCGTTCCCCGGCAGCAGGCGCCTGCTGGAGATCGCGCACAGCCTCGAGGAGATGAAGACCATCTGCCGCTGCGGGCGCAAGGCCGTGTTCAACGCGCGCCAGGTCGGCGACCGGTTCATCTTCGACGGGGACCAGGTCGCGATCGACGGCGCGGACGTCACGTACATGTCGCTGTGCGGCGCGTGCTACCTCGCGGAGAGCGGGGGAGCGCTCTCGAGCGGGCGCCCCGTGGAGACGGGCGCGTCGGCATTCGGCTACCCCGCGGGACCGGACGCCGACTTCGCCTGACCGGCCGACCACCGAACGGCGGACGCGACGCGCCCGGCCCGCCGGGCGTCAGTCGCGCAGGAAGCGGAGCCCCCAGGCGGTGAGCGCGCCCATGATCACCAGCGTGACGAGCGGGATGAGGGCGACGCAGACGTCGGGCATCGGGGTCCTGTCCTTCTCTCCGGGTGAGCGTCCGGCAGGCGCGTGCGGGGGCGGTGGGCAGCCGTTCCCGCATTCACGCTAGCCCGTGCGCGAGGGCACGGTCCCGCCCCAGAAGCTGGGGCGTCGTCCGCGGGACGTCCATCCCCGCGCCGGAGGACGGGAGCGGGTCCGGGTCTGTGGGAGCATGGGCACGAGCGCCGCTGGGGGGCGCTCCATCGACGAGGGGGATCGCCTGTGGAACTACGTGAGTACATCCGGATCCTGCGGCGGTCCTGGATCCTGATCCTGCTCGTCCTGCTGCTGGGCGTCGGCGCCGCGGCGGGCTACTCGCTGGTGCAGACGCCCGAGTACCGGGCGACGTCGAAGGTCTTCGTCTCCACGCAGTCGGCGGGCACCGTGCAGGACCTGAGCCAGGGCGGCGCGTTCACCCAGCAGGCGGTCAAGAGCTACGCGGACGTCGTGTCGACGCCCGTCGTCCTCGAGCCGGTCATCGCGGAGCTCGGCCTCGACGCGACCGCGGAGTCGCTGGCGCCGAAGATCACGGCGTCGGCCTCGGCGGACACCGTCATCATCGAGATCGCCGTCGAGGACGAGCAGGCCGAGTCGGCCGCGACCATCGCCAACGCGGTCGCGCAGAGCTTCACCGACGTCGTCGCCGAGCTCACGCCCGTCGACGCCAACGGGCAGGCGCAGGTGAAGATCACGACCCTGCAGGAGGCGCGCATCCCCGGAGCGCCCGTCTCCCCGAAGGTCCCGCTGAACCTGGCGCTCGGCGGGCTCGTCGGCCTGGCCCTGGGCGTCGGAGCTGCCGTGCTGCGCGCGACCCTCGACACCCGCATCCGGGGCGAGCGCGACCTGCGTCTCGTCACCGACGTGCCGATCCTCGGCGGCATCGCCTTCGACCCGAAGGCCAAGGAGCGCCCGCTCATCGTGCAGTCGGACCCGCGCAGCCCGCGCGCGGAGTCCTTCCGCAGCCTCCGCACCAACCTGCAGTTCCTCGACTTCGGCGGTCGCGCGCGCAGCTTCGTCATCACCAGCGCCGTCGAGTCGGAGGGCAAGTCCACAACGAGCGCCAACCTGGCCATCGCCCTGAGCGACGCGGGCGCCCGGGTCGCGGTCATCGACGCGGACCTCCGCCGTCCCAAGCTCGCGTCCTACCTCGGCCTCGAGGGCGCCGTCGGGCTCACCGACGTGCTCATCGGCCGCGCCCAGCTGAAGGACGTGATCCAGCCCTGGGGCAACCGGAACATGTTCGTGCTGCCGGCCGGGCAGATCCCGCCGAACCCCAGCGAGCTGCTCGGGTCGCGCACCATGGTCATGCTCCTCAAGGAGCTCGAGGCCGAGTTCGACACCGTGCTCATCGACGCCCCGCCGCTGCTCCCCGTCACGGACAGCGCGGTGCTCTCCAAGAGCGCGGGCGGGGCGATCGTCGTGGTCTCCTCGGGCCGCGCCCACCGCGGGCAGGTCCACGCCGCCATCGAGTCGCTGAACAGCGTCGGAGCCGAGGTCCTCGGCGTCGTCCTGACGATGCTGCCCACGAAGGGCCCCGACGCCTACGGGTACGGCCAGTACGGCTACTCCTACGAGCGAACCGACACCGTGGACAGCCCGAGCGCCGCCACGTCCTGACCCGTGTCGTCCCAGCCGTCGGCGCAGGGGCCTGTACGATCCGGGTGACACCACCGCTCGACCCCGCATCTCCCGCTGCGCGGATCGCGGACCCGCGCTCCCCCGGAGGAGCGGGTCCCGGCCCGTCGTCGGCGGGCGGACCGGAACCGGCTGCCCGCGAGGGGACGCGGTCCGCGCGCCGCACGATGCCCGCCACACCGGGAGACACCATGTCGGCTCACGCCGAGGCGCGATCGCGCCGCTCCGGAGGACGCCCCTCCGACGACCGAGCCCCTCGATCCGCGGGGGCCGCGCGTGGCTAGCAGCGCGCCCGGCGGCCGGAAGCCGATGGCCGTCACGGGCAAGCCGAAGCGCCGCCGCCCGTCCCTCAGCCGCATCGTGCCCGGCGTCGGCGTGACCGCGGTCGTCGCGTTCCTCGTCGTCGACCTGATCCTCGTCTCCGCCGCCGTCACCCGCACCGGCGGCGGGTCGAGCTCGTCGGGGACGGCGGCCCCGGCGCCGTCCGCCAGCACCGCTCCCGCCGCGGAGGCACCCGCGCCGACACCCACGCCGACGCCGACCGCGTCGCCCACGCCGAGCGCCGCCGCGAGCACCGCCGTCCAGGCGCCGACCGTCTTCCTGGCCGCCGGCAACGCGGAGGTCGCGTGGCGCACCACCGCCGGCTCCTGCACGGGCGAGCCCGCCCGCATCCAGACGACGATCGACTCGGGCCGCACCTGGGACACCCGCTCCACGGGCACCTTCGACGCCCGTCGGATCCTGGCCCTCCAGGTCGAGAGCCCGGACGTCGGCAGCATCGTCGCGGACGTGACCGCCGCATGCTCCCGCACCACCCTGCAGAGCTTCACCGGCGGCGAGTTCTGGCGCGACGCGCCCGCGCAGACGGCGGGCACGGCGTACGTCGACCCGGCCGAGCCCCGCACGGTCCGGCTCGTCCAGGGCCAGCAGGACGCGCCGTGCGACGACGCGGTCCAGGTGGTCGACAGCGGCCAGGCGGCCGCGGTCCTCTGCGGCTCGGGCGCCCTCCACGTCCGCTCCGGCAGCGGCGACTTCCGCCGCGTCGAGGCTCCCGGCACCCTGGCCCTCGCGCTCGGCGCGGACGGGATCCTCACCGCGGGCACCTCCGGCTCCTGCGCGGGCACGAGCGTCGGCCGCATCGTCCCGGCCTCGGGCGCCGTCAGCGTCCTCGGCTGCGCGAAGGCCGTCCCCACGAGCGGATCCGTCGCGATCTCCGCCGCGGGCCGCGACGTCTGGCTCCTCACCGGCGACGCCGTGAGCATCTCCACCGACGGCGGGGCCACCTGGTGACGTCCGCAGCGCATCCCGGGCGCTCGTCCCGGCGCCGCTCGCGGCGTCGGCCCTGGACGCGGCGCCGCGTCCTCCGGGTCGCGGGGGTCGGGGTCGCCGTGCTCCTCCTCCTCTGGATCGTGTGGATCGCCGCCCGCGCGCTCCTCGCCCGCGGTGAGCTCGAGCAGGCCGTCCCGCTCGCGTCCTCGGTCCAGCGCGACCTCCTAGCGGGCGACTCGGCCGGTGCCGCCGCGAGCGTCGCCCAGCTCCGCGAGCACTCCGGGCGCGCGGCGTCGCTGACGGGCGACCCCGTCTGGGCCGTCACCGAGCACGTGCCGTTCGTCGGCCCGAACCTCCGTGCGTTCCGCGAGATCTCCGGCATCGTCGACCGCATCGGCGGCGACGCCCTGCAGCCGGTCGTCGGCATCGCGGGGTCGCTCGACATCGGCTCCCTCACCCCGAAGGCCGGGCGCCTCGACCTCGACCCGATCGTCGCCGCGCAGGAGCCCGTCCGCCAGGCCGACGACGCGCTCGACGCGGCGCTCACCGACGTGACGGCCATCGACACCGGCAGCACGATCCGCCCCGTGGCCGACGCGGTCACGCGCCTCCGCGAGACGGTCGGCAAGGCGGCGGAGACCCTTGCGGTCGTGCGCCACGTCACCGACCTCGCTCCCGCCATGCTCGGCGCGGACGGCGACCGCTCCTACCTGCTCATGTTCCAGAACAACGCCGAGGTGCGCTCGACGGGCGGCATCCCCGGAGCCCTGGCGCTGGTCCGCACGGGAGACGGCGCGTTCTCGCTCAGCGGCCAGGACTCGGCGCGCGCGTTCCCGCGGCTCGCGAAGCCGGCCCTGCCGCTCGATCCCCAGACCGCGGGCCTCTACGGCACGATCACGGGCCGCTACATGCAGGACGTCACGCTGACGCCGGAGTTCCCGCAGGCCGCGCCGCTCGCGGCCGAGATGTGGCGGCTGAAGCACGGCGACCGGGTGGACGGCGTGATCAGCATCGATCCCGTCGCGCTCTCCTACCTGCTCGAGGCCACGGGACCCATCACGCTCGCCACCGGCGACGTGCTCCGCTCCGACGACGCCGTCGACCTGCTCCTGCACGACGTCTACCTCCGCTACCCCGACCCGGACGTGCAGGACGCCGTGTTCGCGAGCGTCGCCGACTCCGTCTTCGCGAAGGTCTCCTCCGGCGACGTGGATCCGGCCGCCCTCGTCTCCGCGCTCGGTCGAGCGGCGGAGGAGCGGCGCATCCTCATCTGGAACTCCCGTGCCGACGAGCAGGCGACCCTGGCGGGCACGACGTTCGAGGGCTCGCTGCCCGCGGACAACTCCGAGTCCACGGTCTTCGGCGTGTTCCTGAACGACTCGACCGGCGCGAAGATGGACTACTTCCTGCAGCTGGCGACCACGCAGGGCATGGCCATGTGCCGCGACGACGGGCGTCCCGACTACCGCACGGAGGTCACGCTCCGATCGACCGCTCCCGCCGACGCCGCGTCGCTGCCGTTCGTGGTGACGGGCGGTGGGGTGTACGGCGTGCGACCCGGCGACATCAAGACGCGCGTCGCGGTCTACGGGCCTCCCGGCACGGTGCCGCTGCGGGTCGACATCGACGGCGAGCCGACCCAGTTCCAGCCCGAGATCGTCGGCGGTCGCGCCGTGGCGCAGGTCGAGGTGACGCTCACGCCCGGCCAGGAGGTCCGCATCTCGGTGGACACGCTGGGGGACAAAAGGACCGACACGCCCCTCTCGATCGTCACGACACCGGTCATTAACAGGATCGCAACACAATTCCGCTCGCTGTCCTGCGACAGCACCCGCTAGTCTCTCCCGTGGGGGAATGATCGACGGCGGACCCGAGTCCGCGGTGACCCCTGTGCACCACGTACGACTGACCCAGGGGGAACCACATGCTCAAGAAGATCATCGCCGGGGCGGCCATCGCCCTCGCCGCGACGTTCACCGTCGCCACCGCCGCCAACGCGGACCCGTACACGCCCGAGGGCGGCGTCTCCGTCAGCGACCCGACCGTCGCGCCCGGCCAGAGCACCGTCCTGTCCTTCGCGGACGGCTCCTTCGCTCCCTCCGTGCCCGTCACCATCACCATCACGGGTGAGGACGCGGCCAACGCCACGCTGGCCTCCTACCGCACGGCCCCCATGGCCGTGACGTCCAACTCCATCACCAAGAACTCGACCGCCGCGGGCGGCCTCCGCGTCACCGTGACGCTCCCGGCCGGCTCGGCCACGGGCTCCTACGCCCTCACCGGCACCGACACGCTCGGCAACACCGTCTCCACGACCATCTCGGTCGTCGCGGCCGCCGGCAACGGCACCGCGAACGGCGGCTCCGGCTCCGCCGCGGACGCCTCGGCGGGCCTGCCCGTCACGGGTGGCCAGCTGCCCGTCGTGCTGATCTGGACCGGCGGCGGCCTGCTGCTGCTCGGCGCCGCGCTCGTGGCCGTGCTCGCGACCGTCCGTCGCCAGCGCACCACGGTCTGATCCGCATCACGACCCGCGTCGCCTGACTCCCTCCGGAGCGGTGCGACGGAAGGCCCCGAGGCATCCGCCTCGGGGCCTTCCGCTGTCCCCGGCCGGCGGTGGCCCCAGTCCGGGGTCCATCCGGGGGTGAGGCCGCACCTGGGCTCCCGACGCGGCTAGCATCTCGAACGTGGGTTTACCCGACCCGCTGTCCGCCTGATGGCGCCGACCCGAAATCGCGCGTCGCGGACACCACCGCCCCGAGGCGATACCCGTCGTGCCCCCGCACGTCCGTCTCGGGCGTATCAGTGAAGGCACACCCGAGATGCTCGCCAAGACCCTGGCGGGCGCGTTCGTCGCGCTCGCGCTCACCGTTTCCGCCCCTCTCGCCGCCCAGGCGGAGAACTACGTCCCCAAGGACGCCGGCCTCGCCTGCGCCGGCATGACCGTCACCCCGGCGGCCGTCGCTCCCGGCGAGTCCGTCACGATCACCGGCCGCGCCGGCGCGTTCGAGCCGGGCGAGACCGTCGCCCTGCGCCTCTCCGCGACCGCCGGCGCCCCTGCCGCCGCGGGCGACCCCGCCGGGTCCGTCACCGCGGCCGCCGACGGCTCCGTCTCCGGGACGCTCGTCGTGCCCGCGTCCCCCACCGGCACGTGGCGTGCCAACGAGACCGCCGCGTCGGGCGACCACTGGTGCGGCCTCGTCTCCGTCGTGCCGGCCAGCGCGCGCACGGCCTCCGAGGGCGGCTCGCTCCCCGTGACGGGCGGCACGCTGCCGACCGGCCTGGCGATCACCGGCGGCGGCCTGCTCCTCGCCGGCGCCGCCGCGGCCGGCATCGCGACGGCCCGCCGTCGCCGCGCCTCCTGACGCCCGGCACCGCATGACCCCCGACGCGGGCGGATCCGATCACGACCGGATCCGCCCGCGTCGTCGCGTCCCGCGGGCCAGGAGCGTCGCCAGCACCGCTCCGAGGAGGGCGCCGAGGCCGTTGGTCGCCACGTCCCCGAGGGACGCGACGCGTCCCGGCAGGAAGGCGCCCTGCGCCAGCTCCACCGACGCCGACAGGGTCGTCCCCGCGACCGCGACGAGCCACCACCTGCGCCGGCCGAACGCCAGGACGCCGAGCATGCCGAGGGGCACGAAGAGGGCGACGTTCGCCGCCTCCTCGATCATCGAGTAGCGGAACCCGGGGATCCCGTGGTGCTGCACGAAGACGACGCCCCGCATCAGGTACGGGTAGACGCCGCGGTCGACGCTGTCGGGCGTGAGCGTCACGAGCGCGATGAGGGCCACGTACGCCAGGAGGAGCATCGCGGCCTGTCGGCGGTGGACCCGCTTGCGCGCGCGGTCCTGCCGCGCGCCCCAGGCCGACCGCCCCGGCGCGCCCGCCGTCGATCCGGCCTGGGCGTCGCCGCGGAGCGGGGGAGCGGGGGCGGCGGGGTCCATGAGGGCCGCAGCCTAGCAACGCCGCCCGGGCGCGGGAATGCGCCGCGGATCCGGCCCGTTCTCCCCGGGGTGACCCACCTCGCCCGCGTGCCCCTGGACGTCCTCGACCTCGCCCCGCGCCCGTTCGGCGGCACCAACGCGGACGCCGTCGCCGGCAGCATCCGCCTCGCCCAGGCGGCGGAGACCGCGGGCTACTCGCGCTTCTGGGTCGCCGAGCACCACGGGATGCCGGGGATCGCGAGCTCCGCCCCGGCCGTCCTCCTCGCGGGCATCGCCGCCCGCACCTCCACGATCCGCGTCGGCAGCGGCGGCGTCATGCTGCCGAACCACACGCCGCTCGTCGTGGCCGAGCAGTTCGGCACGCTCCGCGCCCTCTACGGCGACCGGATCGACCTCGGCATCGGCCGTGCTCCCGGCACGGACGGCGCGACCGCGATGGCGCTCCGCCGCAGCGAGGCCGGCCTCGGCGTTGACGACTTCCCGCAGCAGCTGGTCGACCTCGTCGGCTTCTTCACCGGCGGCATGGCCGACGACAACCCGCTGCGGGGGATCACGGCGGTGCCCGGGCTCGGCGACGTGCCGCAGATGTGGCTCCTCGGATCCAGCGGCTACTCCGCGCAGGTCGCGGCCGCCCTAGGGATCCGCTTCGCCTTCGCGCACCACTTCGCGGGCGACCGCACCGAGCAGGCGCTCGCGATGTACCGCGAGCGCTTCCAGCCGAGCGACGACCTCGCGGAGCCGCACAGCGCCATCGCGGTGAGCGTCATCGCCGACGAGGACCCCGAGGTCGTCGAGCGGGAGGCGCGCGCCGGCCGCATCACGTGGCTCCGCATGCGCCAGGGCGGGAAGCCCCAGCCCGTGGATCCCGTCGAGGCCGCCGCCTACGAGTTCAGCGACCTCGAGCGCGAGATCATCGGCGCGCGCGACCGGCGCCAGGCCATCGGCTCACCCCACGCCGTGCGCGTCGGCCTGGAGCGCCTGCTGACGAGCACGGGCGCGGACGAGCTCATCGTCGCGCCGTCCTCCACCACGCTCGAGCACCGCATCGCGACCCTCCGGACCGTGCGCGAGCTGGCCTCCGCGGAGGCCAGCGCCGCCTGATCGCGAGTGCACTCATCACATTTCGGCCACGGGGAGCTGAGACCCTCCCTGAGGCGGATGTGGTGCCCCCGAGCGCGGGTTAGATTCGTATCATGAGGAAAACTGACCTGACCATCTCGACCCGGTTGGGCGCGTTCCTCGGACTCGTCGGCATGAGCACGATCGCCGGCGTCCTCGTCGCCGCCATGGTGACCCCTGCCATCGCCGTCTCGGGCATCGCGGCCAACAGCACCATCGGCGTGTTCGAGGACATCCCGGACAACCTGCAGATCGACAACCTCGCGCAGAAGACGGTCCTCTACGCCAAGCAGGGCGACAACCAGGTGCCCTTCGCCGAGTTCTTCTCGCAGGACCGCGAGGAGGTCCCGTGGGACGCCGTGTCGCAGTACGCGAAGGACGCCGCCATCGCGACCGAGGACCCCCGCTACTACGAGCACGGCGGCGTCGACGTGCTGTCGGCGGCCCGTGCGCTGGCGCAGAACGTCCTCAACGACGAGGTGCAGTCCGGTGCCTCCACCATCACGATGCAGTACGTCCGCAACGTCCTGGTCCAGAAGGCCCAGAACATGGTCGACTCCTCCGACAAGGCCACGCAGGCCGAGGGCCGCAAGGCCTTCACCGAGGCCACCCAGCCCGACATGCCCCGCAAGCTCAAGGAGATGCGGATGGCGATCGGGGTGGAGAAGAAGTACTCGAAGAACGAGATCCTCCTCGCCTACCTCAACATCGCGAACTTCGGCAGCCGCGTGTACGGCATCGAGTCGGCTGCCCGCTACTACTTCAACGTCTCCGCCGCCGACCTCACGCTCGAGCAGGCCGCGAGCCTCATCGCGACCGTCAACGCGCCGGAGATCTACAAGATCGACAACGAGGACAACCTCGAGCGCAACAAGGCGCGTCGCGACCTCCTGCTGAGGAACATGCTCAAGGAGCAGAAGATCACGCAGGAGCAGTACGACACCGCTGCCGCCGCGCCGATCACGCCGACGATCACGCCCTCCACGAGCGGCTGCATCCAGGCCAACCCGATCTCGGCCGCGTACTTCTGTGACTACGTGAAGAACGAGATCCTCACGAACCCGGAGTTCGGATCGACGCCGGCCGAGCGCGACGCGGTGCTCAAGCGCGGCGGCATGCAGGTCTACACGACGCTCGACCTCGACATCCAGGCGAACGCGGCCGACCAGATGCGCAAGCAGGTGCCGACGACCGCGCGCTTCACGAAGATCGGCGGATCCGTGGTCTCCCGTGAGGTGAAGACCGGCCGCATCATCGCGATGGCGCAGAACACCGACTACGGCGTGGCGCAGGACCAGCCCGGGGTCACGGAGATCAACTACTCGGCCGACAAGGCGCACGGCGGCTCCGCCGGCTTCCAGGTCGGGTCGACGTACAAGATCTTCACCCTGGTCGACTGGCTGAACAGCGGCAAGTCGATCTACCAGACGGTGAACGCCTCGAAGACCACGTGGTCGGCCAGCGAGTTCACGCGGTGCGGGGACAACCTCGCCGGCTCCCCGGACTACAAGGTCACGAACGACACGAACACCGGAGCCACGTCGAACCAGAACGTGCTCGCCGCGACGGTCGCGTCCGTGAACTCGGCCTTCGTCGCGATGGCGAGTCAGCTGGACCTGTGCGACATCAGCAAGACGGCGACCGACATGGGCGCGTACAACGCGGACAAGCGGGAGCTGTCGAGCTTCCCGTCCGACGTCGTCGGCTCGGGCGGCAACACCGTCGCCCCGCTCCAGATGGCGACCGCCTTCTCCTCCGTCGCGAACCAGGGCAACATGTGCCCGCCCATCGCGATCGACAAGGTCGTCCTCCCGGACGAGTCCGAGCTCGTGACGCCCAAGAGCCAGTGCGCGCAGGCGATGAGCCCCGAGGTCGCCAACACGGCCGCCTTCACGCTCAAGGCCGTCATGGGCGGCACGGGAGCCGCGTCGAACCCCCGCGACGGGACTGAGATCATGGGCAAGACGGGGACGACCGACCGCTCGAAGGACACCTGGTTCGTCGGATCCTCCACCGAGGTCACGACGGCCGTCTGGGTGGGCAACGTCGAGGGCTTCGCATCCATGCGCCGCAACGTCCTCAACGGGTCGGCCGCGGACAGCGCGCGTCACCGGATCTTCAAGCCGCTGCAGACGTTCATCGACGACCGCTACCCGGCGGAGGACTTCCCCTCGCCGAGCAGCTCCCTCACGAAGCGGCCCTACGTGGCGCCGAAGCCCCAGCCCACCCGGTCGGCGGCGCCCACGGCACCCGAGGCGCCCGCCGAGCCGGCGCCCGCTCAGCCGGCGCCCGCTCAGCCTGCTCCTCCCGCGGAGGGGTGAGCCCGCGCTCGATGGGGAGCGCGCGCCGACGGCCGTCGCCTCCGGGCGGCGGCCGTCGTGCTGTGCGCCGCCTCGTCCCGGGTGCCTCGGATCGGGCACCTCGTAGACTGGACGACCGCCGCTCCACCGACCCGGGAAGGCCCTCATGACCGGGACCCCGACGTCCGCACCCGCCCGCGTGCGCACGCTCCTGCCCGGCATCGAGGGGCTCCGCGGGGTCGCGGCCGTCGCCGTGCTGCTGTACCACGTGCAGCGCCAGCTGGCCCGTCCCACGACCGACGTCCCCCTCATCGGCGAGGTCGCCTTCTTCAGCCACGGCGTCACGCTCTTCTTCGTGCTGAGCGGCTTCCTGCTGTTCCTGCCGTTCGCGCGCGGCCTCGTCGACGGCGGGGCGATGCCGCGCCTCGGCCGCTACGCCGCCAACCGCGCCCTCCGCGTCTTCCCGGGGTACATCGTGGTGCTCCTGCTCGTGAGCCTCGTGCTGCGCGTGGCGGTCCTGCCGCGCGAGACCCGCGAGGCCGGGATCTCGGTGGGCACGCTCGGGCCGGTCGACACCGTGCTCAACGCGCTGCTGCTCCAGGGGTACGTCCCGCGCACGCTCCGGAGCGGCATCGAGGTCGCCTGGACCCTGGCGGTCGAGGTGTCCTTCTACGTGGTGCTGCCGGTCGTGGCGCTCCTCGCAGCGCGTGTGCTGCGGGGGAGGGCCACGTGGATCCGGGCCCTCGCCCCCGCGGCGGCCCTCCTGCTGGTCGGCGTGGCCGGCAAGGTCTGGTCGATGATCGCGCAGGCACCGCTCGGTCACCGAGGCCGCCTCGCGAGCGAGTGGGGCGTCACGTGGGAGGCGGTCGCGAACCGCAGCATCCTCGTGCACGCGGACCTCTTCGCCTACGGCATGGCCGCGGCCGTGGTCCTGCTCACCCTGTCCGCGGACGAGGGACTGCGCGACCGCGTAACGGCCTGGCGCGTGCCCGCGGGGATCGTCGCCGCCGCGCTCATCGTCGTGGCCTCCGAGGCGCCTGTGGGCGCGTTCGAGGAGAGCATCGTGGCCGCCTCCTGCGCGACGCTGCTGCTCCTCGTGGCGCTGCCGCGGCGCGGGGGATCCCTCGGCCTGGTCACGCGGTTCCTCGAGCTGCGCTGGATCGCCTGGCTCGGCACGATCTCGTTCAGCGTCTACCTGTGGCACCTGCCGGTCATCCGCTTCCTCCGCCGTGCGGGCCTCGTGCTCCCCGACACGCTCGCGGGCTTCGCCCTCAACGCCCTCTTCGTCGGGGCGGTGACGCTGGCGCTCTCCGCGGCGACGTACTACGCGATCGAGCGGCCGGCGCTGCGGCTGAAGCCCGGCTCGCGCTAGTCGAGGCGGAGTTCATGGGACCGGCCGGGGCCGGGGGAGCGGGACGACGAAGGGCCGCTCCCGGAGGAGCGGCCCTTCGTCGTGCTGCCTGTCGTGCTGTGCCTCCCGGAGGAGGCGGTGTGTCGGGGTAACAGGATTTGAACCT is a genomic window of Clavibacter capsici containing:
- a CDS encoding VanZ family protein: MDPAAPAPPLRGDAQAGSTAGAPGRSAWGARQDRARKRVHRRQAAMLLLAYVALIALVTLTPDSVDRGVYPYLMRGVVFVQHHGIPGFRYSMIEEAANVALFVPLGMLGVLAFGRRRWWLVAVAGTTLSASVELAQGAFLPGRVASLGDVATNGLGALLGAVLATLLARGTRRRGRIRS
- a CDS encoding transglycosylase domain-containing protein, yielding MRKTDLTISTRLGAFLGLVGMSTIAGVLVAAMVTPAIAVSGIAANSTIGVFEDIPDNLQIDNLAQKTVLYAKQGDNQVPFAEFFSQDREEVPWDAVSQYAKDAAIATEDPRYYEHGGVDVLSAARALAQNVLNDEVQSGASTITMQYVRNVLVQKAQNMVDSSDKATQAEGRKAFTEATQPDMPRKLKEMRMAIGVEKKYSKNEILLAYLNIANFGSRVYGIESAARYYFNVSAADLTLEQAASLIATVNAPEIYKIDNEDNLERNKARRDLLLRNMLKEQKITQEQYDTAAAAPITPTITPSTSGCIQANPISAAYFCDYVKNEILTNPEFGSTPAERDAVLKRGGMQVYTTLDLDIQANAADQMRKQVPTTARFTKIGGSVVSREVKTGRIIAMAQNTDYGVAQDQPGVTEINYSADKAHGGSAGFQVGSTYKIFTLVDWLNSGKSIYQTVNASKTTWSASEFTRCGDNLAGSPDYKVTNDTNTGATSNQNVLAATVASVNSAFVAMASQLDLCDISKTATDMGAYNADKRELSSFPSDVVGSGGNTVAPLQMATAFSSVANQGNMCPPIAIDKVVLPDESELVTPKSQCAQAMSPEVANTAAFTLKAVMGGTGAASNPRDGTEIMGKTGTTDRSKDTWFVGSSTEVTTAVWVGNVEGFASMRRNVLNGSAADSARHRIFKPLQTFIDDRYPAEDFPSPSSSLTKRPYVAPKPQPTRSAAPTAPEAPAEPAPAQPAPAQPAPPAEG
- a CDS encoding DUF4012 domain-containing protein, whose amino-acid sequence is MLLLLWIVWIAARALLARGELEQAVPLASSVQRDLLAGDSAGAAASVAQLREHSGRAASLTGDPVWAVTEHVPFVGPNLRAFREISGIVDRIGGDALQPVVGIAGSLDIGSLTPKAGRLDLDPIVAAQEPVRQADDALDAALTDVTAIDTGSTIRPVADAVTRLRETVGKAAETLAVVRHVTDLAPAMLGADGDRSYLLMFQNNAEVRSTGGIPGALALVRTGDGAFSLSGQDSARAFPRLAKPALPLDPQTAGLYGTITGRYMQDVTLTPEFPQAAPLAAEMWRLKHGDRVDGVISIDPVALSYLLEATGPITLATGDVLRSDDAVDLLLHDVYLRYPDPDVQDAVFASVADSVFAKVSSGDVDPAALVSALGRAAEERRILIWNSRADEQATLAGTTFEGSLPADNSESTVFGVFLNDSTGAKMDYFLQLATTQGMAMCRDDGRPDYRTEVTLRSTAPADAASLPFVVTGGGVYGVRPGDIKTRVAVYGPPGTVPLRVDIDGEPTQFQPEIVGGRAVAQVEVTLTPGQEVRISVDTLGDKRTDTPLSIVTTPVINRIATQFRSLSCDSTR
- a CDS encoding sortase, yielding MLAKTLAGAFVALALTVSAPLAAQAENYVPKDAGLACAGMTVTPAAVAPGESVTITGRAGAFEPGETVALRLSATAGAPAAAGDPAGSVTAAADGSVSGTLVVPASPTGTWRANETAASGDHWCGLVSVVPASARTASEGGSLPVTGGTLPTGLAITGGGLLLAGAAAAGIATARRRRAS
- a CDS encoding acyltransferase family protein, whose amino-acid sequence is MTGTPTSAPARVRTLLPGIEGLRGVAAVAVLLYHVQRQLARPTTDVPLIGEVAFFSHGVTLFFVLSGFLLFLPFARGLVDGGAMPRLGRYAANRALRVFPGYIVVLLLVSLVLRVAVLPRETREAGISVGTLGPVDTVLNALLLQGYVPRTLRSGIEVAWTLAVEVSFYVVLPVVALLAARVLRGRATWIRALAPAAALLLVGVAGKVWSMIAQAPLGHRGRLASEWGVTWEAVANRSILVHADLFAYGMAAAVVLLTLSADEGLRDRVTAWRVPAGIVAAALIVVASEAPVGAFEESIVAASCATLLLLVALPRRGGSLGLVTRFLELRWIAWLGTISFSVYLWHLPVIRFLRRAGLVLPDTLAGFALNALFVGAVTLALSAATYYAIERPALRLKPGSR
- a CDS encoding polysaccharide biosynthesis tyrosine autokinase, which codes for MELREYIRILRRSWILILLVLLLGVGAAAGYSLVQTPEYRATSKVFVSTQSAGTVQDLSQGGAFTQQAVKSYADVVSTPVVLEPVIAELGLDATAESLAPKITASASADTVIIEIAVEDEQAESAATIANAVAQSFTDVVAELTPVDANGQAQVKITTLQEARIPGAPVSPKVPLNLALGGLVGLALGVGAAVLRATLDTRIRGERDLRLVTDVPILGGIAFDPKAKERPLIVQSDPRSPRAESFRSLRTNLQFLDFGGRARSFVITSAVESEGKSTTSANLAIALSDAGARVAVIDADLRRPKLASYLGLEGAVGLTDVLIGRAQLKDVIQPWGNRNMFVLPAGQIPPNPSELLGSRTMVMLLKELEAEFDTVLIDAPPLLPVTDSAVLSKSAGGAIVVVSSGRAHRGQVHAAIESLNSVGAEVLGVVLTMLPTKGPDAYGYGQYGYSYERTDTVDSPSAATS
- a CDS encoding LLM class flavin-dependent oxidoreductase — translated: MPLDVLDLAPRPFGGTNADAVAGSIRLAQAAETAGYSRFWVAEHHGMPGIASSAPAVLLAGIAARTSTIRVGSGGVMLPNHTPLVVAEQFGTLRALYGDRIDLGIGRAPGTDGATAMALRRSEAGLGVDDFPQQLVDLVGFFTGGMADDNPLRGITAVPGLGDVPQMWLLGSSGYSAQVAAALGIRFAFAHHFAGDRTEQALAMYRERFQPSDDLAEPHSAIAVSVIADEDPEVVEREARAGRITWLRMRQGGKPQPVDPVEAAAYEFSDLEREIIGARDRRQAIGSPHAVRVGLERLLTSTGADELIVAPSSTTLEHRIATLRTVRELASAEASAA
- a CDS encoding thymidine kinase yields the protein MAKLYFRFGAMNSGKSTSMLQAAYNYEERGQHVLLTKPMIDTKGDRDIVSRLGVRRPVDFLLEPEADVWQEFGIHRERVLQDQGGPTACLLVDEAQFLRESQVDDLLRIAILQDVPVIAYGIRTDFQTVAFPGSRRLLEIAHSLEEMKTICRCGRKAVFNARQVGDRFIFDGDQVAIDGADVTYMSLCGACYLAESGGALSSGRPVETGASAFGYPAGPDADFA